The DNA region CCGATCATCTGAGCCTGCTGGCGGCGCCCGCGACGCTCGACAAGGTCTACGATTTCGGCGCCGACGCGTTCGATGCGATCTTCGACACGCTGCGCACCACGATGCCCTGCATCGTGCTCGACGTGCCCCACCAATGGTCGGGCTGGACCAAGCGCGCGCTGATCGCGGCGGACGACATCCTGATCGTGGCGGCGCCCGATCTCGCCAATCTGCGCAACGCCAAGAACATGTTCGACCTGCTGAAAGCGGCCCGGCCGAACGACCGCGCGCCGCTGTACTGCCTGAACCAGGTCGGGGTGCCTAAGCGTCCGGAGATCGCAGCCGCCGAGTTCGCCAAGGCGATCGAGAGCCAGCCGATCGCCACCATCCCGTTCGACCCGCAGATCTTCGGCTCGGCCGCCAACAACGGCCAGATGATCGCCGAGATCTCGGCCAATCACCGCGCGGTCGAGATGTTCCTGCAAATGGCGCAGCGGCTGACAGGCCGCGGCGAGACCAAGAAGCCGAGGGGGTCGTTCCTGTCGCCCCTGCTCGAAAAGTTGCGGTCCAAATAATGGCCCGCGTGGAGTCAAGACGTCGTGTTTGGTAAGCGTAGCGGAAACGATGTGGACGTGCGGGCACCCAAGCCCGCGTATCAGGCGCCGGAACCTGCCGGAGCGCCGGCCATGCCGCGCGAAACCGCGCCACCGGTGATGCAGCCGTCGCCGCCGCTTGCGCCCGCGAAGCCGCCGGTGGCCCCGACCATCGAAACCCGCCGCTCCGACAACTACTACCAGGTCAAGGCGACCATCTTCGGCGCCCTGATCGAGGCGATCGATCTCGCCCAGCTCGCCAAGCTGGATAGCGAGTCCGCGCGCGAGGAAATTCGCGACATCGTCAACGAGATCATCGCGATCAAGAACATCGTGATGTCGATCGCCGAGCAGGAAGAGCTGCTCGACGACATCTGCAACGACGTGCTCGGCTACGGCCCGCTGGAACCCTTGCTGTCGCGCGACGACATCGCCGACATCATGGTCAACGGCGCCGGCACCGTGTTCATCGAAGTCGCGGGCAAGATCCAGCGCACCGGCATCCGCTTCCGCGACAACCAGCAGCTGCTCAACATCTGCCAGCGCATCGTCAGCCAGGTCGGCCGGCGCGTCGACGAATCCTCACCGATCTGCGACGCCCGCCTCGCCGACGGCTCCCGCGTCAACGCCATCGTGCCGCCGCTGGCGATCGACGGGCCCGCACTCACCATCCGCAAATTCAAGAAGGACAAGCTGACGCTGGATCAGCTGGTCAAGTTCGGCGCGATCTCGCCGGAAGGCGCGGCCATCCTGCAGATCATCGGCCGCGTCCGCTGCAACGTCCTGATCTCGGGCGGCACCGGCTCGGGCAAGACCACGCTGTTGAACTGCCTGACCAACTACATCGAACACGACGAGCGCGTCATCACCTGCGAGGACGCCGCCGAACTCCAGCTGCAGCAGCCCCATGTGGTGCGGCTGGAAACCCGGCCGCCGAACATCGAGGGCGAAGGCCAGGTCACGATGCGCGAACTGGTGCGCAACTGCCTGCGTATGCGCCCCGAACGCATCATCGTCGGCGAAGTCCGCGGACCCGAGGCGTTCGACCTGTTGCAGGCGATGAACACCGGCCATGACGGCTCGATGGGCACGCTGCACGCCAACAACCCGCGTGAAGCGCTGTCGCGCTGCGAATCCATGATCACGATGGGCGGCTTCTCGCTGCCGTCGCGCACGATCCGCGAGATGATCTGCGCCTCGATCGACGTCATCGTCCAGGCCGCGCGCCTGCGCGACGGCTCCCGCCGTATCACGCACATCACCGAGGTGATGGGCATGGAAGGCGATACCATCATCACCCAGGATGTCTTCCTGTACGACATGATCGGCGAAGACGCCAACGGCAAGATCATCGGCAAGCACCGTTCGACCGGCATCGGCCGGCCGAAATTCTGGGAGCGTGCCCGCTATTACAATGAAGAGAAGCGGCTCGCGGCGGCACTCGATGCCTCCGAAGCACCGCCGCCGGCTTAAGGGAGCGCCCGATGCAGATGCAAACCCTTGCCCTCGCGTTTCTCGCCGCCACGACCGTGGGCGGCCTCGCCTGGGTTTTCCTCTACCCTTATCTCTCCGGCGAGAAGAAGGCCGAGACCCGCCGCGCCTCGGTGGCGCGCAGCGAGCCGGCGGCCGCCCGAGGCTCCGATCGCTCCCTGCGCTCGCGCCGCGAGCAGGTCGAGGGTTCGCTGAAGGAGCTCGAGGCGCGCGCCGCAAAGGACAAGAAGATTCCGCTCGGCCTGCGTATCTCGCAGGCCGGGCTGGAATGGTCGGAGCAGAAATTCTGGATCATCTCGGGCGTGCTCGGGCTGTTGGGATTCGGCATCGCCTTCGTGGTCGGCGGCGGCCTGCTCGGCGCGGTCGGCATCGGCTTTGCCATGGGCCTGGGAGCACCGCGCTGGCTGCTCGGCTTCCTGAAAAAGCGGCGGGAAAAGGCCTTCCTGAAGGCGCTGCCCGACGCCGTCGACGTCATCGTGCGCGGCATCAAGGCCGGCCTGCCGCTGTTCGAATCCATCAAGGTGGTCGTCGCCGACGCGCCGGATCCGCTGCGGAGCGAGTTCCGCACGATCATCGAGACCCAGGCGATCGGCATGCCGCTCGGCGAGGCCTGCACGCGGCTCTACGAGCGCATGCCGCTGCCGGAAGCCAACTTCTTCGGCATCGTGATCGCGATCCAGCAGAAATCCGGCGGCAACCTCTCGGAAGCGCTCGGCAACCTCTCCAAGGTGCTGCGCGACCGCAAGAAGATGGCCGAGAAGATCAAGGCGATGTCGACCGAAGCGAAGGCCTCCGCCGCCATCATCGGCTCGCTGCCGCCGATCGTGATGATCCTCGTGTTCCTCACCACGCCCGACTACATCACGCTGCTGTGGACCAATTCGATGGGCCAATTGATGCTGGTCGCCTGCGCGGTCTGGATGACGATCGGCATCATGGTGATGAAGAAGATGATCAACTTCGATTTCTGACGGTGCGGCATGATTGATTTCCTTATCGCCAAGATCCACGACGTCAGGTTCATGACCATGCTGCTCGCCTTCTTCGCGGCAAGCGCAACGGTCTATACGCTGGTGATGCCGCTGCTCGCCGGCGGCGATCTCAACAAGCGCATGAAGGCGGTCGCCAGCGAGCGCGAACGCATCCGGCAGCGCGAGCGCGAGCGGCTCGCCAAGAACGAGAAGGTGACGCTGCGGCAGACGCCGAAGCAGGTCGTCTCCAAGGTGGTCGACGACCTCAACCTCACCAAATGGCTCGCTCAGGAAGCCGCGCTCGAGAAGCTGGTGATGGCGGGCTATCGCGGCCACGCCCCCTACGTCACCTTCCTGTTCGCGCGCGCGGTAACGCCGATCGTGATGCTGATCGCCGCCATCGTCTATACGTTCTTCATCGCAGGCGCGAACTGGTCGCTGATGCTCAAGGTCGGCATCTGCGTCGGCGCGGCCTATGCCGGCCTGCAAGCGCCGATGCTGTTCCTGAAGAACGCCATCAGCAAGCGCCAGCTCCAGATCAAGCGCGCTTTCCCGGACTCGCTCGACTTGCTGCTGATCTGCATCGAGTCGGGCATGTCGGTCGAAGTCGCCTTCCGCAAGGTGGCCAATGAGATCGCCGGGCAATCGATCGCGCTGTCGGAGGAGTTCGCGCTGACCACCGCGGAATTGTCCTACCTGCAGGACCGCAAGTCGGCCTACGAGAACCTGGCGCGCCGCACCGGGCTCGAGGGCGTCAAGTCGGTGTGCATGGCGCTGCAGCAGTCCGAACGCTATGGCACGCCGCTCGGCCAGAGCCTGCGCGTGATGGCGCAGGAAAACCGCGACATGCGGATGAACGAGGCCGAGAAGAAGGCGGCCGCGCTGCCGCCCAAGCTGACCGTGCCGATGATCCTGTTCTTCCTGCCCTGCTTGTTCATTGTCATCCTCGGGCCGTCCTACATCAAGATCGCGACCATGCATTGAGCCGCGCGGCGGCCGCGATCTGCTCCTTCCCCCTGAAAGGGGGAAGGTCGGGATGGAGGTCAAGCCACGGGCGATGCTCTATGCCGAGAGAGCAGATCCCCACCCGCTTTGCTCTCACGAGCAAAGCGACCTCCCCTTTTCAAGGGGGGTGCAGTCCAAAATCATCCGAGTATTGCTTAATCGCCCTTCGCGACCACCGGCGCGGCGCGCGAGGCCGTGTGTGGGCCGCTCTTGCCGCGCAGCATGTCCCTGAGATAGGCGACATTGGCCGCGGCCTCGTCTGCCGGAAGGTCGGCCTTGACGATGGTTTCCGCTTCCGCGAAGCGGCCCTGCAGACCGACGACGAGCGCGAGATTCTGCCGGATCCTGGCGTCGGCGCGGGCGCTGGCATAGGCGCGGCGCAGCGTCTCCTCGGCCTTCGGCAGTTCCTTGGTCAGCATGTAGGAGAGGCCGAGATTGGACAGCACCGACGGCTCGTCCGGCGCGATCCGCAGCGCGCTTTCGTAATAATTGCGGGCCTCCTCGTGCCGGCCCATCTTGTCGAGCGTGGTGCCCTGCACCGACAGGATGCGCCAGTCCGGATTGTCAGGGCTGTGGGCGCGGCTCAGCACGTCGAAGGCGGCCTGCGAATTGCCGTTGTCGGCGAGCGCACGGCCATAGGCCGCGAGCAGCGGCCGATTGCCGGGGCTCGCCAGCGTCGCCTGCTCGAGCACGGCGCAGGCCTGCTGCCGCTGGCCGATATTGCGCAATGCCTGGCCATAGGCGATCGCGGCATCGACGTCCTTGGGATTCTTGCGGTAGCGCTCGCTGTAGAATTCGACGGCGCGGCGCGGATCGTCCGGCGCCTGCTCGGCCTTGGAGGAGACCAAAGAGCCCGTCACGTCGGACATGGTCTGGCAACCGCCCAGTCCTGCACCCAGGACCGCCACGAGGGCCGCGGAAGCGAGATGCCGGGCGAGAGGCCGGGCCAGCTTGGACTGTCGACGCATGGCACTTTGACTCACGAAATCAGGCGAATGGATCGAGCCGAACGCGCCAGCAATAGACTGTTAACCCTAACGTCTGGTTAATTGGCGTGTCCGGCGCCACCCGGTTCCAGCGGAGCAGCGAAGCACGGCCGCGCTATCGCCCACTGCCAAAGCCGTGTTAGTTGCGACCAGCAAGGCCAGAACAGCCGAGAGCCGCATGTCATCCATCTTCGCGACCGCCGCCACCGCCGCCATCCCGATCACCTTCGTTACCGAGGCGACCTGGGATGCGATCCGCGACGAGCTGCCGCCACTTGCGCGGCAGTTCGCCGAGGCCAACGGTTTTGCGGCGAAGCCGGGCAAGGTTCTCGCCTTGCCGGCGGCTGACGGCCGCATCGCGCAGGTGCTGTTCGCGCTCGAGGACGAGACCAGCAAGGCGCGCGATCCGTTCCGGCCCGGCGCGCTGCCCGGCCTGCTGCCGCCCGGCGTCTACCGCTTCGCCAATGCGCCGCACGAACCGCGACTCGCGGCACTCGGCTTCGCGCTCGGCTGCTACCGCTTCGGCCGCTACCGCAAGAACGAGACCCCCGACGTCCGCCTGGTGCCGCCCGACGGCGTCGACGTCACCGACGTGGCGCGCATGGCGGAGGCGGCGGCGCTGGCGCGCGACCTCATCAACACGCCCTCCAACGACATGGGCCCGGCCGAGCTTGCCGGCGTCGCCCGCGAGCTGGCCGGCCGGTTTGGTGCGAGCATCAACTGCATCAGCGGCGCCGAGCTCGAACAGGACTTTCCGCTCATTCACGCCGTCGGCATGGCGTCGACACGCCCGCCGCTGCTGATCGACCTGAGCTGGGGCGATCCGGCGCACCCGAAGGTGACCTTGGTCGGCAAGGGCGTCTGCTTCGACACCGGCGGGCTCGACCTCAAGCCGTCGAGCGGCATGCTGATCATGAAGAAGGACATGGGCGGCGCCGCCAACGTGCTGGCGCTGGCGCAGATGGTGATGGACGCCAAGCTCAAGCTGCGGCTGCGCGTGCTGATCCCGGCGGTCGAAAATGCGGTGGCCGGCAATGCGTTCCGCCCGCTCGACATCTTCAGATCGCGCAAGGGCATCACGGTCGAGATCGGCAACACCGACGCCGAGGGCCGGCTGGTGCTCGCCGATGCGCTGGCGCTGGCCGACGAGGAAAAGCCGGAGCTGCTGGTCGATCTGGGCACCCTGACCGGCGCGGCGCGGGTGGCGCTGGGGCCGGATTTACCGCCCTTTTACACCAATGATGAGACGCTTGCCGCCGATGTCGCCGCTCACGCCAAGGCAGAGAATGATCCGTTGTGGCGCATGCCGCTGTGGCCGGCCTACGACACCTGGCTCGACTCCAAGACCGCCGACATCAACAACGCGCCGTCGGGCGGCTTTGCGGGCTCGATCACCTGCGCGCTGTTCCTGCAACGCTTCGTCGAGCATGCCTCGAACTGGCTGCATGTCGATATCTACGGCTGGACGCCGTCGGCAAAGCCCGGTCGGCCCGAAGGCGGCGAATGCCAGGCCGCGCGCGCGATCTACAAACTGTTGAGCCAGCGCTATGCATGATGTCAGACTGACACCGGCCCGCGACGACCTCGCCGCGAAGTATCTCGAAGGCAAGGTCAAGGCCGCGCGCTTCGTCGAGGGCGTGGTATTCGAGGTCGCTGACGCCATCGCGCCGCTGCGCCAGGCGCCGGCCGCCGATGCCGAACAGATGACGCAGGCGCTGAAGGGCGAGCGCGTCACGATCTATGACCGCAACGGCGAAGGCTGGGCCTGGGGCCAGCTGGTCGATGACGGTTATGTCGGCTGGATTCCCGATGCCGCGCTGGTGAAGGCAGGCGCTGCGCCGACGCACAAGGTGACGGCGCTGCGCACGCTCGCCTTCCCCGGACCGTCGATCAAGCTGCCGCCGGTCGAGGCGCTGGCGATGGGAGCGAAGCTGACTGTCCTCCGCGAGAACGGCGCCTTCGCGGTGACCCGCGACGGCTGGCATTTGCCGCGCCTGCATCTCGCCGCGCTCGATGCGATGCAGACCGACTTTGTCGCAGTCGCCGAGCGGTTCGTCGGCACGCCCTATCTGTGGGGCGGCAAATCGAGCCTCGGCATCGATTGCTCCGGCCTGGTGCAGGTTGCGCTGACGGCGTCGGGCACCGGCTGTCCGCGCGACAGCGACATGCAGCAGGAGGGGCTCGGCCGGGAATTGACCGCTGCGGAAGCGAGGCACCTCACGCGCGGTGATTTGATCTTCTGGAAGGGCCATGTCGCGATCGCGCGCGACGCCGACACGATCGTGCACGCGAATGCACATCACATGGCGACGGTGGTCGAGAACGCGCAAGCGGCGATCGCACGGATCAAGGCAGCCGGCAGCGAGGTCGTTGCGATCAAGCGGCTGTAACCGACTTCGTCATTCCGGGGCGACGCGAAGCGTCGAGCCCGGAATCCATTCATCCACGGAGCATGCGGCCCGATGGATTCCGGGTTCTCGCTTCGCGAGCCCCGGAATGACGGGCTTGAGTCACGTCGCCACCGCCTCCTACGCCGTCCGCTTCGAGCGAGAGTCCGTAGGATGGGTGGAGCGCAGCGATACCCGTCAATTTCCATCCGCGCGGGCACGACGATGGGTATCGCTTCGCTCCACCCATCCTACGCGGCTGCCAAAATATCGAAAAACAACCCCATGCAAAGGAGCCGGCGGCGGCCGGCGCTCGACACGCAGCTTGACACGTCGGGCAAATCAGCGGTATTCTTCCATTATTCCGAAGTCGCGCAAGCGGTGTCGCCGCTACTCACGTCGCCACCGCGCCCTCGCCGTCCGTTTCCAGCCGGAATGCGGCGGCGAACAAGGCGCGGGTGTAGTCGCTCTTCGGGTTCTTGAAGAGCTCGACGGCAGGCCCCTCCTCGACCACCTTGCCGGATCTCATCACGATCAGATGGCTCGCCAGCGACGCGACCACACGCAGATCGTGCGAGATGAACATGTAGGTGAGATCGCGCTTGCGCTGCAGGTCGCGCAGCAGGTCGACCATCTGCGCCTGGAACAGCATGTCGAGCGCCGAGGTCGGCTCGTCCAGCACGACGAAGTTCGGCTCCAACACGACCGCGCGTGCGATCGAGATGCGCTGGCGCTGGCCGCCGGAGAATTCATGCGGATAGCGGAAGCGCGACTCCGGATCGAGGCCGACTTCGTTCAGGGCCTTGATCACCCGCGTCTCGCGTTGCTCGCGCGACAGCTGCTTCTGGTGCACCTCGAGCCCCTCGGCGACGATGTCGGCGACCGACATCCGCGGGCTGAGCGAGCCGAACGGATCCTGGAACACGATCTGCATGTCGCGGCGGATCGGCAGCATCTCGCTGAAGCGCAGGCCCTGAATGTCCTTGCCGAGGAATACGATCGGACCGTTAGAGGAGATCAGCCGCAGCAGCGCCAGCCCGAGCGTGGTCTTGCCGGAGCCGGATTCGCCGACCACGCCGAGCGTCTCGCCCTTGCGCACCGCGAGGCTGACGCCGTCGACCGCCTTGATATGGCCGACGGTCGAGCGCAGCAGCCCGCGCTTGATCGGAAACCAGACCTTGAGATCGTCGGCCTTCATCACGACCGGCGCGTCCGGCTGCGGCGGCGCCGGGTCCGGCTTCGGCTCGGCCGCGAGCAGCGCTCGGGTATAGGCATGCTTCGGCGCGGTGAAGACCTGCTCGACCGGCCCCTGCTCGACGATCTTGCCGCTGTTCATCACGCAGACGGTGTCGGCGATGCGGCGGACGATGCCGAGATCGTGGGTGATGAACAACAGGCTCATGCCGAGCCGGGTGCGGATCTCCGCGAGCAGCGTCAGGATCTGCGCCTGCACGGTGACGTCGAGCGCCGTGGTCGGCTCGTCCGCGATCAGGAGGTCCGGCTCGTTGGCGAGCGCCATCGCGATCATCACGCGCTGGCGCTGGCCGCCCGACAATTGATGCGGATAGCTCTTCAGCCGCGTCTCCGGCTCGGGGATGCCGACCTGACCCAGCAGCTCCAGCGTGCGCGCCCGCGCCGCGGAGCCGCCAATGCCCCGGTGCAGCGACAGGATCTCGCCGATCTGGGATTCGATGGTGTGGAGCGGATTGAGCGAGGTCATCGGCTCCTGGAAGATGATCGAGATGTCGTTGCCCCGCACCTCACGCATCTCGCGATCGGACGCGGTCAGGAGATCTCGGCCGCGGAAGCGGATCGCGCCGGACGGATGCGAGGCCGCGGGATAGGGCAACAGCTTCAGGACCGACAGCGCGCTGGCGGATTTTCCCGATCCGGATTCACCGACCAGCGCGACGCACTCGCCGCGCTTGATCGAGAACGAAATGCGGTCCACCGCAAGCGAGCGGCCGAATGCGACCGAGAGGTCGCTGACGTCGAGCAGGGGCTGGTTGGTCGCGTCCATGCGTCAGCCCCTCGAGAACGTCTTGCGCGGATCGAAGGCATCGCGCGCGGCCTCGCCGATGAAGATCAGCAGCGACAGCATGATCGCGACCGCGAAGAATCCGGTGAGGCCGAGCCACGGCGCCTGCACATTGGCCTTGCCCTGCGACAGCAACTCGCCGAGCGACGGCGAGCCGGGCGGCAGGCCGAAGCCGAGGAAATCCAGCGCCGTCAGCGTCATCACCGAGGACGACACGATGAAGGGCAGGAACGTCATGGTCGCCACCATCGCGTTCGGCAGCAGATGGCGCCACATGATCACCTTGTTGGAGACGCCGAGTGCGCGCGCCGCCTGGATGTACTCGAAGTTGCGCCCGCGCAAGAACTCGGCGCGCACCAGCCCGACCAGCGAAACCCAGGAAAACAGCAAGAGGATGCCGAGCAGGATGAAGAAGCCCGGCGGCAGCACCGCCGAGATGATCAGGAGCAGATAGAGCGAGGGGATCGCGGTCCAGATCTCGATCAGCCGCTGGAAGATCAGGTCGGTCCAGCCGCCGAAATAGCCCTGGATGCCGCCGGCGGCGACGCCGATGATCGAGGACAGGATGGTCAAGGTCAGGCCGAACAGCACCGAGATGCGGAAGCCGTAGATCAGCCGCGCCACCACGTCGCGGCCCTGGTCGTCGGTGCCGAGCCAATTGTATTCGAGGTCGCGGCAGCCTTTCAGGCCCTTGCGCTGCACGACGTCCTTGCACTGCGCCTCGGTCAACAGCCAGGTCGGCTTCGACGGCACCGGCGTCGGCGGATCGAGGTTGCGGGTGTCGTAGGAGTAGCGGATCGGCGCCCAGACGATGCTTCCGCCCTTCGCCGCGATCTGCTTCTGCAGATAGGGATCGCGATAGTCGGCCTCGGTCTCGAAATCGCCGCCGAAGGTGGTCTCGGCATAGCTCTTCACCACCGGCCAGTACAGGTGGCCGTCATACCTGACCAGCAGCGGCTTGTCGTTGGCGATGAAGTTGGCGAACAGCGACACCACGAACAGCACGAGGAAGATCCAGAACGACCAGTAGCCGCGGCGGTTCGCCTTGAAGCTCTGCCAGCGCCGCTTGTTCAGCGGCGATGGCGAAAAGCCGTGCCTCGTGGCGGGCACCGCCTCGCCGAGCGGCGATTGCGTCGTGGTTTCGACCGGTTGCTGGGGCGCGAGCACAGTCATCAGACCTCCCGCGCCTCGAAATCGATCCGTGGATCGATCCACATATAGGTGAGATCGGAGACCAGATTGACCACGAGCCCGACCAGCGAAAAGATGAACAGCGTTCCGAACACCACCGGATAATCGCGGTTCAGGATGCTCTCGAAGCCGAGCAGGCCGAGCCCGTCGAGCGAGAAGATGGTCTCGATCAGCAGCGAGCCGGAGAAGAAGGCGTGGATGAACGCGCCCGGGAAGCCGGCGATCACGATCAGCATCGCATTGCGGAAGACGTGGCCGTACAGCACCTGGCGTTCGCTGCAGCCCTTGGCGCGCGCCGTCACCACATACTGTTTGCGGATCTCGTCGAGGAACGAGTTCTTGGTCAGCAGCGTCATGGTGGCGAAGGCCCCGAGCGCCATCGAGATCATCGGCAGCGTCAGGTGCCAGAAATAATCGATGATCTTCCAGTACCAGGGGAATTGCGACCAGCCGTCCGAGGTCAGCCCGCGCAACGGGAAGATGTTGAGGAACGAGCCGCCGGCGAACAGGATGATCAAGAGGATCGCAAACAGGAAGCCGGGAATTGCGAAACCTATGATGACCACCGCCGAGGTCCAGGTGTCGAACCGCGAACCGTCCTGCACTGCCTTGCGGATGCCGAGCGGGATCGAGATCAGGTAGGTCAAGAGCGTCATCCAGAGGCCGAGCGAGATCGAGACCGGCAGCTTCTCCTTGATCAGATGGATCACGCTGTCGCTGCGGAAATAGCTGTTGCCGAAGTCGAAGCGGGCGAAATTCCAGACCATCAGCAGGAAGCGTTCCGGCGCCGGCTTGTCGAAGCCGAACTGCACCTCGAGCTTCTTGATGAAGTCAGGATCGAGCCCCTGCGCGCCGCGGTATTTCGAGTTGACCGCACCGGCCGCTCCGGCGCCGGTCTGGCCACGCTGCGCGCCGAAATCACCACCGCCGCCCGAGACGCGCGAGGTGCCGCCGGTGTCGGCGCCGTTGATCTGCGCGATGACGCGCTCGACCGGCCCGCCCGGCGCGAACTGCACGACGACGAAGGAAACGAAGAGGATGCCGAGCAGGGTCGGCAGCATCAGCAGAATACGGCGGGCGATATAGGCGCTCATCGGCTACTTCGCCTGCTCGAGCTTGGAAGCCTTGGTCGCGTCAATCCACCAATTCTCAGGCGCACCGACGCCTTGGGCATATTTCGCCGGCTTCTCCGGATGCGCATACTGGTCCCAATAGGCGACGCGGTGCTTGTCGGAATACCATTGCGGCACCCAGTAACGGCCGGCGCGGAACACGCGGTCGAAGACGCGGCACGCCACCGTCAGCGCCTGGCGGTTGTCGGCGCCGAGAATCTTCTCGATCAGCGCGTCGATGACGGGGCTGGAAATGCCTGCGAGGTTGTACGATCCCTTGGTCTTGGCCGCATCCGAGGAAAAGAATGCCCGGATACCGTCGCCAGGTGTCGCCGAGAAGTTGAAGCGCTCCATCGTCATGTCGAAATCGAAATCTTCCAGGCGTGCACGATACTGGACGGCGTCGACCAGGCGGAATGTGGCGTCGATCCCGAGCGTGCCGAGGTTCTTCAGATAAGGCCCGTGATGCGGCTGCAACGACGGCTCGTCGACCAGGAATTCGATCGTGAAGGGTTCGCCGTTCGGCAGCACGCGCTTGCCGTCCTTGACGGCATAGCCGGCGTCGTTGAGCAGTTGCACGGCCTTGCGTAACTGGGTGCGATCCTGCCCCGATCCGTCGGTGACCGGCGGCAAGAACGGCACGCCGAACACTTCGTCCGGCACCTGGCCGCGAAACGGCTCGAGCAGTGCGAGTTCTTCCGGCGACGGCGGCCCGCTCGCCATCAGGTCCGAGTTCTGGAACGGCGACACCGTGCGGGCATAGGTGCCGTACATGATGGTCTTGTTGGTCCATTCGAAATCGAAGGCGTTGGTCAGCGCCTCGCGCACGCGCGGATCCCTGAACTTGTCGCGGCGCATGTTGATGAACCAGCCCTGCGCGCCGGACGGCGTGTCGTCGGGCAGGACCTCGCGCTTGACACGGCCGTCCTTGGCGGCCGGGAAGTCATAGCGCGTCGCCCAGATGCGCGCGGTCAATTCTTCGCGGAACAGATAGTTCTTGCCGGTGAAGCCTTCGAAGGCGACGTCGCGATCGCGGTAGAATTCGTAGCGCACCGTATCGAAATTGTAGCTGCCGCGATTGACCGGAAGATCGGCGGCCCACCAGTCCTTGACCCGGTCGTATTCGATGTAGCGGTTGGCCTCGAACCTGCCGACCTTGTACGGCCCCGAGCCGAGCGGCGTTTCCAATGTCGACTCCTCGAACGGCTGCGTCGCGTAATAGGCTTTCGAGAAGATCGGCAGGCTCGCGACATAGAGCGGCACGTCGCGGGCGCGCCCCTGCGCGAAGGTCACGACGACGGTCGCGTCGTCGGGCGCCTCGGCCTTGACGAAATCGCGCAGCTGCACCTGGATCAGCGGATGGCCCTTTGCCTTCAGCGTATTGAAC from Bradyrhizobium genosp. L includes:
- a CDS encoding type II secretion system F family protein; protein product: MIDFLIAKIHDVRFMTMLLAFFAASATVYTLVMPLLAGGDLNKRMKAVASERERIRQRERERLAKNEKVTLRQTPKQVVSKVVDDLNLTKWLAQEAALEKLVMAGYRGHAPYVTFLFARAVTPIVMLIAAIVYTFFIAGANWSLMLKVGICVGAAYAGLQAPMLFLKNAISKRQLQIKRAFPDSLDLLLICIESGMSVEVAFRKVANEIAGQSIALSEEFALTTAELSYLQDRKSAYENLARRTGLEGVKSVCMALQQSERYGTPLGQSLRVMAQENRDMRMNEAEKKAAALPPKLTVPMILFFLPCLFIVILGPSYIKIATMH
- a CDS encoding CpaF family protein; this translates as MFGKRSGNDVDVRAPKPAYQAPEPAGAPAMPRETAPPVMQPSPPLAPAKPPVAPTIETRRSDNYYQVKATIFGALIEAIDLAQLAKLDSESAREEIRDIVNEIIAIKNIVMSIAEQEELLDDICNDVLGYGPLEPLLSRDDIADIMVNGAGTVFIEVAGKIQRTGIRFRDNQQLLNICQRIVSQVGRRVDESSPICDARLADGSRVNAIVPPLAIDGPALTIRKFKKDKLTLDQLVKFGAISPEGAAILQIIGRVRCNVLISGGTGSGKTTLLNCLTNYIEHDERVITCEDAAELQLQQPHVVRLETRPPNIEGEGQVTMRELVRNCLRMRPERIIVGEVRGPEAFDLLQAMNTGHDGSMGTLHANNPREALSRCESMITMGGFSLPSRTIREMICASIDVIVQAARLRDGSRRITHITEVMGMEGDTIITQDVFLYDMIGEDANGKIIGKHRSTGIGRPKFWERARYYNEEKRLAAALDASEAPPPA
- a CDS encoding type II secretion system F family protein, which translates into the protein MQMQTLALAFLAATTVGGLAWVFLYPYLSGEKKAETRRASVARSEPAAARGSDRSLRSRREQVEGSLKELEARAAKDKKIPLGLRISQAGLEWSEQKFWIISGVLGLLGFGIAFVVGGGLLGAVGIGFAMGLGAPRWLLGFLKKRREKAFLKALPDAVDVIVRGIKAGLPLFESIKVVVADAPDPLRSEFRTIIETQAIGMPLGEACTRLYERMPLPEANFFGIVIAIQQKSGGNLSEALGNLSKVLRDRKKMAEKIKAMSTEAKASAAIIGSLPPIVMILVFLTTPDYITLLWTNSMGQLMLVACAVWMTIGIMVMKKMINFDF
- a CDS encoding C40 family peptidase, translated to MHDVRLTPARDDLAAKYLEGKVKAARFVEGVVFEVADAIAPLRQAPAADAEQMTQALKGERVTIYDRNGEGWAWGQLVDDGYVGWIPDAALVKAGAAPTHKVTALRTLAFPGPSIKLPPVEALAMGAKLTVLRENGAFAVTRDGWHLPRLHLAALDAMQTDFVAVAERFVGTPYLWGGKSSLGIDCSGLVQVALTASGTGCPRDSDMQQEGLGRELTAAEARHLTRGDLIFWKGHVAIARDADTIVHANAHHMATVVENAQAAIARIKAAGSEVVAIKRL
- a CDS encoding tetratricopeptide repeat protein, with protein sequence MRRQSKLARPLARHLASAALVAVLGAGLGGCQTMSDVTGSLVSSKAEQAPDDPRRAVEFYSERYRKNPKDVDAAIAYGQALRNIGQRQQACAVLEQATLASPGNRPLLAAYGRALADNGNSQAAFDVLSRAHSPDNPDWRILSVQGTTLDKMGRHEEARNYYESALRIAPDEPSVLSNLGLSYMLTKELPKAEETLRRAYASARADARIRQNLALVVGLQGRFAEAETIVKADLPADEAAANVAYLRDMLRGKSGPHTASRAAPVVAKGD
- a CDS encoding leucyl aminopeptidase family protein yields the protein MSSIFATAATAAIPITFVTEATWDAIRDELPPLARQFAEANGFAAKPGKVLALPAADGRIAQVLFALEDETSKARDPFRPGALPGLLPPGVYRFANAPHEPRLAALGFALGCYRFGRYRKNETPDVRLVPPDGVDVTDVARMAEAAALARDLINTPSNDMGPAELAGVARELAGRFGASINCISGAELEQDFPLIHAVGMASTRPPLLIDLSWGDPAHPKVTLVGKGVCFDTGGLDLKPSSGMLIMKKDMGGAANVLALAQMVMDAKLKLRLRVLIPAVENAVAGNAFRPLDIFRSRKGITVEIGNTDAEGRLVLADALALADEEKPELLVDLGTLTGAARVALGPDLPPFYTNDETLAADVAAHAKAENDPLWRMPLWPAYDTWLDSKTADINNAPSGGFAGSITCALFLQRFVEHASNWLHVDIYGWTPSAKPGRPEGGECQAARAIYKLLSQRYA